In a genomic window of Cygnus atratus isolate AKBS03 ecotype Queensland, Australia chromosome 23, CAtr_DNAZoo_HiC_assembly, whole genome shotgun sequence:
- the YRDC gene encoding threonylcarbamoyl-AMP synthase: MLRALAGMGRGGEGAPAPGPGPGPGRSCSSPLVLPGAAAAPSSPRGWAEALAAAAGALQAGGLVAVPTDTVYGVACLAQDPRAVRSIYGLKGRNGRKPLAICLGDVEHIYRYCHVNVPDELLRDLLPGPVTLVLKRSEELNKDLNPFTSLVGVRIPNHPFIRELARACSGPLALTSANISSQASTLTVSEFQDLWPQLSLVIDGGPIGDVQSPECRLGSTVVDLSVSGKYTVIRPGCALQSTVEILRQKYGLVPESS; this comes from the exons ATGCTGAGGGCTCTggctgggatggggaggggcggggagggggcaccggcaccgggaccgggaccgggaccgggccgctcctgcagcagccccttggTGCtccccggtgccgccgccgccccgtcGAGCCCCCGAG GCTGGGCGGAGGCGCTGGCGGCCGCCGCCGGTGCCCTGCAGGCGGGCGGGCTGGTGGCGGTGCCCACCGACACGGTGTACGGCGTGGCCTGCCTGGCTCAGGACCCCCGCGCCGTGCGGAGCATCTACGGCCTGAAGGGGCGCAACGGGAGGAAGCCGCTGGCCATCTGCCTCGGGGACGTGGAGCACATCTACCG GTACTGCCACGTGAACGTGCCAGACGAGCTGTTACGGGACCTGCTCCCCGGACCTGTAACCCTGGTCTTGAAGCGGTCGGAAGAGCTCAACAAGGACTTGAATCCCTTCACGTCG CTGGTTGGTGTTCGCATTCCAAACCACCCTTTTATTAGGGAGCTGGCACGAGCTTGCTCTGGACCCCTGGCTTTAACGAGCGCTAACATCAGCAGTCAGGCGAGCACGCTGACGGTTTCG GAATTCCAAGACCTTTGGCCTCAGTTGTCCTTAGTCATTGATGGAGGCCCCATAGGGGATGTCCAGAGCCCAGAGTGCCGTTTGGGGTCAACCGTGGTCGACTTATCTGTGTCGGGGAAGTACACCGTCATTCGACCTGGCTG TGCGCTGCAATCTACCGTTGAAATCCTGAGGCAGAAGTATGGCTTGGTACCGGAGTCATCCTAA
- the MANEAL gene encoding glycoprotein endo-alpha-1,2-mannosidase-like protein, translated as MLRRRRRGMLALLLASLFVFGTVMALRTLRAAAGLPAGVPGVAEPPEPPGARGMPPGAAPSYDLHAFYYAWYGSPRFEGRYLHWDHALVPHWDPKVSASYPRGRHRPPDDIGSSFYPALGPYSSRDPAVVDEHMGQLRAAAIGVLVLSWYPPGLADDSGEPSDSLVPFILDAAQRYAIKVAFHIQPYKGRDDHTVHENIKYIMDKYGSHAAFYKYRTSTGRSLPLFYIYDSYLTPAESWANLLTPSGSHSLRNTAYDAVFIALLVEEGHKNDILSAGYDGMYTYFASNGFSFGSSHQNWKAIKTFCDSNNLMFIPSVGPGYIDTSIRPWNNHNTRNRVNGKYYETALQAALMVRPEIVSITSFNEWHEGTQIEKAVPKKTLTRLYLDYLPHQPNMYLELTRRWAEHFSKEKEQWLM; from the exons ATGCtgcggcggaggcggcgggggaTGCTGGCGCTGCTGCTGGCCTCTCTCTTCGTTTTTGGCACGGTGATGGCGCTGCGCACGCTCCGAGCCGCCGCCGGGCTCCCCGCCGGTGTCCCCGGGGTGGccgagccccccgagccccccggtgcccgcggGATGCCGCCGGGGGCCGCTCCGTCCTACGACCTGCACGCCTTCTACTACGCCTGGTACGGCAGCCCCCGCTTCGAGGGCCGGTACCTGCACTGGGACCACGCCCTGGTGCCGCACTGGGACCCCAAGGTGTCGGCCAGTTACCCCCGGGGGCGCCACCGGCCTCCCGACGACATCGGCTCCAGCTTCTACCCCGCTCTCGGCCCCTACAGCTCCCGCGACCCCGCCGTGGTGGACGAGCACATGGGCCAGCTCCGCGCCGCCGCCATCG GAGTGCTGGTGCTGTCGTGGTACCCACCTGGCCTAGCCGATGACAGCGGGGAGCCCTCGGACAGCCTCGTGCCGTTTATACTGGACGCTGCACAAAGATATGCCATAAAG GTTGCCTTCCACATCCAGCCATACAAAGGGCGCGACGACCACACTGTGCACGAGAATATCAAATACATCATGGACAA aTACGGATCACACGCAGCTTTTTATAAGTACAGGACCAGCACCGGCAGGAGCCTCCCGCTGTTTTATATCTACGATTCCTACTTGACACCAGCCGAATCCTGGGCCAACCTTCTCACGCCATCGGGCTCCCACTCCCTCCGCAACACCGCCTACGACGCCGTGTTCATAGCACTGCTGGTGGAGGAAGGACACAAGAACGACATCCTCTCCGCGGGATACGACGGCATGTACACATACTTTGCGTCCAACGGCTTCTCTTTTGGCTCATCCCACCAGAACTGGAAAGCAATCAAAACTTTCTGCGACTCCAACAACCTGATGTTCATCCCCAGCGTCGGCCCGGGCTACATCGACACCAGCATCCGCCCCTGGAATAACCACAACACTCGGAACAGAGTCAACGGGAAGTACTACGAAACcgctctgcaggctgctctcaTGGTCAGGCCGGAGATAGTCTCCATCACGTCTTTCAACGAATGGCACGAAGGCACCCAGATCGAGAAAGCCGTCCCCAAGAAGACACTGACGCGCCTTTATCTCGACTACCTTCCCCACCAGCCCAACATGTACCTGGAGCTGACTCGCAGGTGGGCGGAACAtttcagcaaagagaaagagCAGTGGCTGATGTGA